In Raphanus sativus cultivar WK10039 chromosome 5, ASM80110v3, whole genome shotgun sequence, the following proteins share a genomic window:
- the LOC108862305 gene encoding sterol 3-beta-glucosyltransferase UGT80A2 encodes MMPETSPAKLGRASSSSSSSSSSSSDRASVKIEEIEDGVANGSEVVETTKPEESPVAVAESSGSKSFGRVWTMPVEGSSSSDKAEASSSSVSSSKQPRLDKSKTERQQPKDKVTHILAEDAAKIFDDRLSAGKKLKLLNRIATVKHDGTVEFEVPADAIPQPIALDPDDSKNGACPDEAIDGVDLQYIPPMQIVMLIVGTRGDVQPFVAIAKRLQDYGHRVRLATHANFKEFVLTAGLEFYPLGGDPKVLAEYMVKNKGFLPSGPSEIPVQRNQMKDIINSLLPACKEPDPDSGISFKADAIIANPPAYGHTHVAEALRIPIHVFFTMPWTPTSEFPHPLSRVKQPAGYRLSYQIVDSLIWLGIRDMINDLRKKKLKLRPVTYLSGTQSSGSNIPYGYMWSPHLVPKPKDWGPQIDVVGFCFLDLASNYEPPAELVKWLEAGDKPIYIGFGSLPVQEPETMTEIIVEALQRTKQRGIINKGWGGLGNLKEPKDFVYLLDNVPHDWLFPRCKAVVHHGGAGTTAAGLKAACPTTIVPFFGDQPFWGERVHARGVGPAPIPVDEFSLHKLEDAINFMLDDKVKSSAETLAKAMKDEDGVAGAVKAFFKHLPTMKQNVADPIPEPSGFLSFRRCFGCS; translated from the exons ATGATGCCGGAAACATCGCCGGCTAAACTCGGCAgagcttcttcctcctcttcttcttcatcatcttcaagcTCAGACCGTGCTTCCGTGAAAATCGAGGAGATTGAAGACGGCGTAGCCAATGGCTCTGAAGTAGTTGAGACAACCAAACCGGAGGAGTCTCCTGTTGCTGTTGCTGAATCTTCAG gtagTAAAAGCTTTGGTAGAGTATGGACAATGCCTGTGGAAGGTTCATCGAGTAGTGATAAGGCtgaagcatcatcatcatcagtatCGTCTTCAAAGCAGCCTAGGTTAGATAAATCAAAGACTGAGAGGCAACAGCCGAAAGACAAAGTTACTCACATTCTCGCCGAGGATGCCGCTAAGATTTTCGATGATAGACTCTCTGCTGGCAAGAAG cTAAAATTGTTGAACCGTATAGCTACGGTGAAACATGATGGGACGGTTGAGTTTGAAGTCCCAGCAGATGCTATCCCACAGCCTATTGCTCTGGACCCTGATGATTCCAAAAACGGTGCTTGCCCTGATGAGGCTATTGATGGTGTAGACCTTCAGTACATCCCTCCTATGCAAATCGTCATGCTTATCGTCGGAACGCGTGGTGATGTTCAGCCTTTTGTTGCTATCGCCAAACGCCTTCAG GACTATGGGCATAGAGTTAGACTTGCAACTCATGCAAATTTCAAAGAGTTTGTTTTGACTGCTGGTTTGGAGTTTTATCCTTTAGGTGGAGATCCTAAAGTGCTAGCCGAAT ATATGGTTAAGAACAAGGGGTTTCTGCCGTCAGGCCCTTCAGAGATTCCAGTACAACGAAACCAAATGAAGGACATCATAAACTCTCTACTTCCAGCGTGTAAAGAACCTGATCCAGACTCTGGGATCTCCTTTAAAGCCGACGCTATTATCGCCAATCCTCCAGCATATG GACATACCCATGTGGCAGAAGCACTAAGGATACCGATTCACGTGTTTTTCACCATGCCTTGGAC GCCAACCAGTGAGTTTCCACACCCTTTGTCACGTGTCAAACAACCAGCAGGATACAGA CTTTCGTATCAAATCGTGGATTCACTGATCTGGCTTGGAATAAGGGACATGATAAATGACCTTAGGAAAAAGAAACTGAAGCTGCGGCCTGTCACATATCTAAGTGGAACACAAAGCTCTGGTTCTAATATTCCATATGGATATATGTGGAGTCCTCATCTAGTCCCAAAGCCCAAAG ACTGGGGCCCACAAATAGATGTAGTGGGATTCTGCTTCCTtgatcttgcatcaaactatGAACCTCCTGCAGAACTTGTGAAATGGCTAGAAGCTGGTGACAAACCTATTTACATCGGCTTTGGTAGTCTC CCTGTGCAAGAACCAGAGACAATGACTGAAATCATTGTGGAAGCACTTCAAAGAACCAAACAGAGAGGAATCATCAACAAAGGCTGGGGTGGCCTTGGAAACT TGAAAGAACCGAAGGACTTTGTTTACTTGTTGGATAATGTCCCACATGACTGGTTATTCCCAAGATGCAAGGCAGTG GTTCATCATGGAGGTGCTGGAACAACGGCTGCAGGTCTTAAAGCAGCG TGCCCAACTACAATCGTGCCTTTCTTTGGAGACCAACCTTTCTGGGGGGAACGAGTGCATGCTAGAGGAGTAGGTCCTGCACCAATCCCAGTAGACGAATTCTCACTCCATAAGCTTGAAGATGCCATTAATTTCATGCTTGACGATAAG GTGAAGAGCAGTGCAGAGACTCTAGCAAAGGCAATGAAGGACGAGGATGGTGTGGCTGGAGCTGTGAAGGCCTTCTTCAAACATCTTCCGACTATGAAACAAAATGTTGCGGATCCTATTCCTGAACCATCTGGATTCCTATCGTTCAGAAGATGCTTTGGCTGTTCGTAA
- the LOC108863563 gene encoding guanine nucleotide-binding protein-like NSN1, which translates to MAKCGKKSKSKRVTLKQKNKVLRKVKLHHKKKAKEANKLGFNRKPRAEKDPGIPNDYPFKEQELKAFEDRRASAIEEIELKKEAHREKTKKRKLGLAAVDEDEDTKTGDDSSRLVNVRDNSERAFYKELVKVIDLSDVILEVLDARDPLGTRCTDMERMVMQAGPNKHLVLLLNKIDLVPREAAEKWLKYLREEFPAVAFKCSTQEQRSNLGWKSSKSSKASKESKPSNILQTSDCLGADTLIKLLKNYSRSHELKKSITVGIIGLPNVGKSSLINSLKRAHVVNVGATPGLTRSLQEVHLDKNVKLLDCPGVVMLKSSGNDASIALRNCKRIEKLEDPVSPVKEILKLCSPQLLVTLYKITSFEAVDDFLYKVATVRGKLKKGGLVDIEAAARIVLHDWNEGKIPFYTMPPKRDQGEHAESKIVTELAKEFNIDEVYSGESSFIGSLKTVSDFNPVEIPSNGPLNFDEAMIEDGSKTRTKEEEAGLDNDGDESMGGEEEEETGNSKSEASRQNRKLYGEEEEETGNSKSEASRQNRKLYAAESMLNTKKQKAEKNKRKKLKKAGGGGEDAMDGDYDFKIDYSKKNEATAMDEGDGFQIDAKIPMAALLDLPQDE; encoded by the exons ATGGCGAAATGTGGTAAAA AGAGCAAGAGTAAGAGAGTGACCTTGAAGCAGAAGAACAAGGTTCTAAGGAAGGTCAAGTTGCACCACAAGAAGAAGGCAAAGGAGGCTAATAAGCTCGGGTTTAACCGTAAGCCGAGAGCAGAGAAGGACCCAGGTATCCCCAACGACTATCCTTTCAAGGAACAAGAGCTTAAGGCCTTCGAAGATCGACGTGCCAGTGCCATCGAGGAGATTGAACTGAAGAAAGAGGCACACAGAGAAAAG ACCAAAAAGAGGAAACTTGGTTTGGCTGCTGTGGATGAAGATGAGGATACCAAGACCGGAGATGATTCAAGTAGACTTGTCAATGTTCGAG ATAACTCGGAGAGAGCTTTCTACAAGGAGCTTGTTAAAGTCATTGACTTATCCGATGTCATTCTGGAGGTTCTTGATGCCCGTGATCCCCTTGGCACGCGTTGTACCGACATGGAGAGGATGGTGATGCAAGCTGGTCCAAATAAGCACCTCGTGTTGCTTCTCAACAAGATTG ATCTTGTTCCCCGAGAGGCTGCTGAGAAATGGCTCAAGTACCTTAGGGAAGAGTTTCCAGCTGTTGCCTTCAAATGTAGCACACAGGAACAGAGATCAAACTTGGGTTGGAAATCATCGAAATCATCGAAAGCATCGAAAGAATCGAAACCAAGCAATATTTTGCAGACGAGTGATTGTCTTGGAGCAGACACTCTTATCAAGTTACTGAAAAACTACTCAAGAAGTCATGAG TTGAAAAAATCTATTACAGTTGGTATTATCGGATTGCCTAATGTAGGGAAGAGTAGTCTTATCAACAGTTTGAAGAGAGCTCATGTTGTCAATGTCGGTGCCACTCCTGGACTGACTAGGTCTCTGCAAGAAGTTCACTTGGATAAAAACGTGAAGTTGTTGGATTGTCCTGGAGTTGTTATGCTCAAATCTTCAGGAAATGATGCGTCTATAGCTCTCCGGAACTGTAAAAGAATCGAGAAGTTGGAAGATCCAGTTAGTCCAG TTAAGGAGATTCTCAAGCTTTGTTCACCACAGCTGCTGGTGACTCTGTACAAGATCACGAGCTTCGAGGCAGTTGATGATTTTCTTTATAAAGTAGCCACCGTTAGGGGTAAGCTTAAGAAGGGTGGTCTTGTGGATATTGAAGCTGCTGCGAGGATTGTGTTGCATGACTGGAATGAAG GTAAAATTCCATTCTACACAATGCCGCCAAAGAGGGATCAAGGCGAGCACGCAGAGTCAAAGATTGTGACGGAGTTGGCTAAGGAGTTCAACATTGATGAGGTTTACAGTGGTGAATCCTCTTTCATTGGGAGTTTGAAGACTGTTAGCGACTTCAATCCTGTTGAGATTCCTTCCAATGGTCCTCTCAACTTCGATGAAGCTATGATCGAG GATGGTTCTAAGACTCGGACCAAAGAAGAAGAGGCTGGTCTTGACAATGATGGTGATGAATCTATGGGAggggaagaggaggaagagacggGAAACTCCAAGTCAGAGGCGAGCAGGCAGAACAGGAAGCTGTACggggaagaggaggaagagacggGAAACTCCAAGTCAGAGGCGAGCAGGCAGAACAGGAAGCTGTACGCAGCGGAAAGCATGCTGAATACAAAGAAGCAGAAAGCAGAGAAGAATAAGAGGAAGAAGTTGAAGAAAGCAGGAGGCGGTGGTGAGGATGCCATGGACGGAGACTATGATTTCAAAATAGATTATTCAAAGAAGAATGAAGCTACAGCCATGGATGAAGGAGACGGTTTCCAAATCGATGCTAAAATACCAATGGCTGCACTTCTTGATTTGCCTCAAGATGAGTGa